The Triticum urartu cultivar G1812 chromosome 6, Tu2.1, whole genome shotgun sequence genome includes the window AACAACTCTCAACAGCCCTAACCCACAATCACACCAGACAACCAAACAAGAATTGAAGATCGCATAAAGGAGGCAAGCCCAGAGAGAATGAGTATGGTCTTGATTAATTCACAGCTCCAATTCTGAGTTTGCAAGCTGCGCTGCAAAGAACATATATGTAGAAATATGATGTTGCAATGTTGCACCACGAGGCTGGAACATGAGGTTATAAATCATCCTAATTGGATGTCCTAGACATGAGCAAGCAAAGACACCAATTCCACGTGTTTCCAGACAAAGCATAATTACTTGCAATCATCAGTGCAAAATAAGAGAGATAATAGAGAATGGCAGCCAAATCTTCAGAAAACAGAATTTCTGTCTTGGACATGCTCCCATTCAAAAAAGTATCACAAGATAACCAAGGAAATAAATCAGTGGATCAAGACGGCAGAAAGTTTTTCACAGCCAGATAGCAAAGCAGACGGATGTAATCAGTGCCTCAATTAACATCTGAAGGACTAGAGGATGCAAAATGACTGCCCATGTCGCAAAATGACCACAAAATGTAAACAGTGCCTCATGACACAAAAGGATCACAGGATGTAAACAGGTGCCTCATTCACAAAAGGACTACGAGATGGGCTTAACAGAAGCAACTCCAAGTCATGACTTGCGGCAAAAGTGACACGGGACTATTGTGCCAGCGACAGAACCTAATAGAAAACTAGTGACCCGCCCTCCCCATAGGTGCCGTGCACCAGCACAGCTGGAGCACCATCCTTCAGCGAGTAGGTTCCAACCTTGCTCATCATAGACGCCCTCCATGCGTCCCGGACAGAGCAGATCCTCAGAGtgggtaatgggacttcatcttcaatCACATGCACTGTCATTAAGAGAATAAAACATCTGATCAGTTCTAGCCAACACAAGTACCATGACAAATGACCTCAAACTACACTTATTTTCACCTGGTGGTATCACAGGAACTTTCACTGACAGGTCCACGTTGAAGATTTTCTTCACATTATCTGTTTAAGAAAAACAAAAGATACAACTCAGAACTGACAACTTCCTTGAACGAAATGTCAGAACAACAATCATATACAGAAACAACAGGGCTATCCTGAAGTACTTACCAACACTGCAGCCAAGTGTCAGAATGCTCCCGTCCCAAACATACTTGTTGTAAACTGAAGAGAGTACACAATCTACAAAACAGATGTAAATGAACACACATCATCAGACTAAAAAAACAAAGTGTGCATAGCAAACTATAAAACAGAAAATACAGCATCACTAAAATAATTAGAAGGCAGCGAATAAAAGAACAGCACCTTCCGGCAGAAGAGTCCCATCAATGGTGAACTTCATTGGATGCCCCACCTCAAGATTCAGACGACCGCATACAAGCTCCGCAAGTTCTTTGATTGTATTGCCACCAT containing:
- the LOC125515582 gene encoding uncharacterized protein LOC125515582 isoform X1, which gives rise to MWSMLVWPEALDLGRDGEGEGGMVRPLEVRFVPLSGFAPGGDPPQGPRAKKVSKAAPVFEVPGLWTPDVPLENAYRDCINMTVVYLDLHLPRKMKAKLSLRETFYMIYGGNTIKELAELVCGRLNLEVGHPMKFTIDGTLLPEDCVLSSVYNKYVWDGSILTLGCSVDNVKKIFNVDLSVKVPVIPPVHVIEDEVPLPTLRICSVRDAWRASMMSKVGTYSLKDGAPAVLVHGTYGEGGSLVFY
- the LOC125515582 gene encoding uncharacterized protein LOC125515582 isoform X2, which gives rise to MVRPLEVRFVPLSGFAPGGDPPQGPRAKKVSKAAPVFEVPGLWTPDVPLENAYRDCINMTVVYLDLHLPRKMKAKLSLRETFYMIYGGNTIKELAELVCGRLNLEVGHPMKFTIDGTLLPEDCVLSSVYNKYVWDGSILTLGCSVDNVKKIFNVDLSVKVPVIPPVHVIEDEVPLPTLRICSVRDAWRASMMSKVGTYSLKDGAPAVLVHGTYGEGGSLVFY